The following coding sequences are from one Humulus lupulus chromosome X, drHumLupu1.1, whole genome shotgun sequence window:
- the LOC133803697 gene encoding small ribosomal subunit protein uS2c-like, whose translation MTRRYWNINLEEMMEAGVHFGHGTKKWNPRMAPYISAKRKGIHIINLTRTARFLSEACDLVFDAASRGKQFLIVGTKNKAADSVAGAARKARCHYVNKKWLGGMLTNWYTTETRLHKFRDLRTEQKTGRLNRLLKRDAVVLKRQLSHLQTYLGGIKYMTGLPDIVIIVDQQEEYTALRECITLGIPTICLIDTNCDSDLVDISIPANDDAIASIRLILNKLVFAICEGHSSYIRNS comes from the coding sequence ATGACAAGAAGATATTGGAACATCAATTTGGAAGAGATGATGGAAGCTGGAGTACATTTTGGTCATGGTACTAAGAAATGGAATCCTAGAATGGCACCTTATATATCTGCAAAGCGTAAAGGTATTCATATTATAAATCTTACTAGAACAGCTCGGTTTTTATCAGAAGCTTGTGATTTAGTTTTTGATGCAGCAAGTAGGGGAAAACAATTCTTAATTGTTGGTACCAAAAATAAAGCAGCTGATTCAGTAGCAGGGGCAGCAAGAAAGGCTCGGTGTCATTATGTTAATAAAAAATGGCTTGGTGGTATGTTAACGAATTGGTATACTACAGAAACGAGACTTCATAAGTTCAGAGACTTGAGAACGGAACAAAAGACGGGCAGACTCAACCGTCTTCTGAAAAGAGATGCGGTTGTGTTGAAGAGACAACTATCTCACTTGCAAACATATTTGGGCGGGATTAAATATATGACGGGGTTACCTGATATTGTAATAATTGTTGATCAGCAAGAAGAATATACGGCTCTTCGAGAATGTATCACTTTGGGAATTCCAACGATTTGTTTAATCGATACAAATTGTGACTCGGATTTAGTAGATATTTCGATTCCAGCGAATGATGACGCTATAGCTTCAATCCGATTAATTCTTAACAAATTAGTATTTGCGATTTGTGAGGGTCATTCTAGCTATATACGAAATTCTTGA
- the LOC133803696 gene encoding ATP synthase subunit a, chloroplastic-like, with protein MNFLLCSINTLKVLYDISGVEVGQHFYWQIGGFQVHAQVLITSWVVIAILLGSAILAVRNPQTIPTAGQNFFEYVLEFIRDVSKTQIGEEYGPWVPFIGTLFLFIFVSNWSGALLPWKIIQLPHGELAAPTNDINTTVALALLTSVAYFYAGLSKKGLGYFGKYIQPTPILLLINILEDFTKPLSLSFRLFRNILADELVVVVLVSLVPLVIPIPVMFLGLFTSGIQALIFATLAAAYIGESMEGHH; from the coding sequence ATGAATTTTTTATTATGTTCCATCAACACACTAAAAGTGTTATACGATATATCCGGCGTGGAAGTAGGCCAGCATTTTTATTGGCAAATAGGAGGTTTTCAAGTCCATGCCCAAGTACTTATTACTTCTTGGGTTGTAATTGCTATCTTATTAGGTTCGGCCATTCTAGCTGTTCGTAATCCACAAACCATTCCTACAGCTGGTCAGAATTTTTTTGAATATGTTCTTGAATTCATTCGAGACGTGAGCAAAACTCAGATTGGAGAAGAATATGGTCCATGGGTTCCATTTATTggaactctatttttatttatttttgtttcgaATTGGTCAGGGGCTCTTTTACCTTGGAAAATCATACAGTTACCTCATGGTGAGTTAGCCGCACCTACAAATGATATAAATACTACCGTTGCTTTAGCTTTACTCACGTCAGTAGCATATTTCTATGCAGGCCTTAGCAAAAAAGGAttggggtattttggtaaatacATTCAACCAACTCCAATCCTTTTACTCATTAACATCTTAGAAGATTTCACAAAACCCTTATCGCTTAGTTTTCGACTTTTCAGAAATATATTAGCTGATGAATTAGTAGTTGTTGTTCTTGTTTCTTTAGTACCTTTAGTGATTCCTATACCTGTCATGTTCCTTGGATTATTTACAAGTGGTATTCAAGCTCTTATTTTTGCAACTTTAGCTGCGGCTTATATAGGAGAATCCATGGAAGGTCATCATTGA